One Bosea sp. 685 DNA segment encodes these proteins:
- the glgX gene encoding glycogen debranching protein GlgX produces MADNNGARFDVEAGQAGDLGAAFDGDGTNFALFSASAERVELCLFDESGQSEIARITLPEYTNEVWHGYLPGVRPGQRYGYRVHGRFAPEEGHRFNPNKLLLDPYAKEYAGDIAWNDAHYGYDVNAEVDKDLSFSELDSASFTQKCVVCDLLADPEAPARPLIPWDRTIFYETHVRGFTKLHPAVPKDMRGTFDGLGQQAVVDYIKSLGVTSVELLPVHAYLDDHHLVAKGLTNYWGYNTIGFFAPEQRYEGRAGLASFREMVRRFHDAGLEVILDVVYNHTAEGNELGPTLSFKGIDNLSYYRTMPDEARFYINDTGTGNTVNTSHPRVLQMVLDSLRYWTEVMEVDGFRFDLGTILGREPHGFDQRGGFFDAMGQDPVLRNVKLVGEPWDIGPGGYQVGGFPPGWAEWNDKYRDTTRAYWKSEEGIIRDLAARVTGSGDVYDLRGRRPWSSVNFITAHDGFTLNDVVSYNEKHNDANGEDNKDGHGHNLSFNFGVEGPTDDESVIAARERQKRNLLATLLLSHGTPLILAGDELGHSQDGNNNVYCQDNELAWIKWDELTERDKALTAFVQRVTSLRAEHAIFRRASFRDGCVLRWVNPAGGDQQEEHWDDEGVRAIGLLMHMPDVEQGGDEALILFNAFDGEVVFKLPVRVKQGAWSVVLDTETGPGSDEGRKGLKAESELTLSARSLIVLM; encoded by the coding sequence ATGGCTGACAATAATGGCGCGCGCTTCGATGTCGAGGCTGGGCAGGCGGGCGATCTGGGTGCTGCCTTCGACGGAGACGGCACGAATTTCGCGCTGTTTTCAGCGTCTGCCGAGCGCGTCGAACTTTGCCTTTTCGATGAGAGCGGGCAGAGCGAGATCGCCCGCATCACTCTGCCGGAATACACCAATGAGGTCTGGCACGGCTATTTGCCGGGCGTAAGGCCAGGGCAACGCTACGGCTATCGCGTCCATGGCCGTTTTGCGCCGGAAGAGGGCCATCGCTTCAACCCCAACAAGTTGCTGCTCGACCCCTATGCCAAGGAATATGCCGGCGATATCGCCTGGAATGACGCCCATTACGGCTATGACGTCAACGCCGAGGTCGACAAGGATCTGAGCTTCAGCGAACTCGACAGCGCGTCGTTCACGCAAAAATGCGTCGTTTGCGATCTGCTAGCCGATCCGGAGGCGCCGGCCAGGCCGTTGATTCCGTGGGATCGGACGATCTTCTACGAAACCCATGTGCGCGGTTTCACCAAGCTGCATCCGGCGGTGCCCAAGGACATGCGCGGAACTTTCGACGGGCTCGGGCAACAGGCAGTCGTCGACTACATCAAGAGCCTTGGCGTGACCTCGGTCGAGCTTCTGCCGGTCCATGCCTATCTCGACGACCACCATCTCGTCGCCAAGGGCCTGACCAATTACTGGGGCTACAACACGATCGGCTTCTTCGCGCCCGAGCAGCGCTATGAGGGGCGGGCTGGATTGGCGTCCTTCCGCGAGATGGTGCGGCGCTTCCACGATGCCGGGCTCGAGGTCATTCTCGATGTCGTCTACAACCACACCGCCGAGGGCAACGAGCTCGGCCCGACGCTCTCCTTCAAGGGCATCGACAACCTCTCCTATTACCGCACAATGCCCGACGAGGCGCGCTTCTACATCAACGACACCGGCACCGGGAATACGGTCAACACCAGCCATCCGCGCGTGCTGCAGATGGTGCTGGATTCGCTGCGCTACTGGACTGAGGTGATGGAGGTAGACGGGTTCCGCTTCGACCTCGGCACCATCCTGGGCCGTGAGCCGCACGGCTTCGACCAGCGCGGCGGCTTTTTCGATGCGATGGGCCAGGATCCGGTTCTGCGCAACGTCAAGCTCGTGGGGGAGCCCTGGGACATCGGGCCGGGGGGCTATCAGGTCGGTGGTTTTCCGCCCGGCTGGGCCGAGTGGAACGACAAGTATCGGGACACCACGCGGGCCTATTGGAAGAGCGAGGAGGGCATCATCCGCGATCTCGCGGCGCGCGTGACGGGTTCGGGCGATGTCTATGATCTGCGCGGGCGCCGGCCTTGGTCGAGCGTCAACTTCATTACCGCTCATGATGGCTTCACGCTGAACGATGTCGTCTCCTACAACGAGAAGCACAATGACGCGAATGGCGAGGACAACAAGGACGGTCACGGGCATAACCTGTCCTTCAATTTCGGCGTGGAGGGACCGACCGATGACGAGAGCGTCATTGCCGCCCGCGAACGCCAGAAGCGCAATCTGCTCGCGACCCTGCTGCTCTCGCATGGCACGCCGCTGATCCTGGCCGGTGACGAGCTCGGCCATTCGCAGGATGGCAACAACAACGTCTACTGCCAGGACAACGAACTCGCCTGGATCAAATGGGACGAACTGACCGAGCGCGACAAGGCGCTGACCGCGTTCGTGCAGCGCGTCACCAGCTTGCGCGCAGAGCACGCGATCTTCCGTCGCGCCAGCTTCCGCGACGGCTGCGTGCTGCGCTGGGTCAACCCGGCCGGCGGCGACCAGCAAGAGGAGCATTGGGACGATGAGGGCGTGCGCGCCATCGGCCTCCTGATGCACATGCCAGACGTCGAGCAAGGTGGCGACGAGGCTCTGATCCTGTTCAATGCCTTCGACGGTGAGGTGGTGTTCAAGTTGCCGGTGCGGGTGAAGCAGGGGGCCTGGTCGGTTGTGCTCGACACAGAGACGGGTCCGGGTTCGGACGAGGGACGCAAGGGCTTGAAGGCCGAGAGCGAACTAACGCTCTCGGCAAGGTCTCTGATCGTCCTGATGTAA
- a CDS encoding glycogen/starch/alpha-glucan phosphorylase — protein MTETASEARPASAAESKDLVETLKAEIVRKLTYSLGKNLTVAQPHDWVTAVILAVRDHVVDVWQRSTRESYQTGRKRVYYLSLEFLIGRSLADALNNLGLTGPVAQAMADLGVDLGAIETIEPDAALGNGGLGRLAACYLEAMASTGVPALGYGIRYDHGLFKQVIDGGKQVELPEDWLSFRNPWEFERRESAYQIGFGGAVVATEKPGEVSWRPEETVFAVAYDTPIVGWRGRDATTLRLWRARAKHPLSLDAFNQGDLVGAVAERNRAEAISKVLYPNDSTPAGQELRLRQEFFFTSASLQDLVRRHYRQFGKLDNLPDKVAIQLNDTHPALAVAEMMRLLIDERGFSWEDAWTITNGTISYTNHTLLPEALETWPVALMERLLPRHMQIIFGINARFLDGVRRSAGGESVDLASISLIDESHGRRVRMAHLAFVGSHTVNGVSALHSALMQQTVFAPLHAIFPERITNVTNGITPRRWLFSANHGLTKLLTEVCGDGLTDDIEQIDRLAAHANDPGMQERLIAIRRDNKLKLAKVIRQETGVVVDPSALFDVQIKRIHEYKRQLLNILETIALYDAIRSEPYRDWAPRVKIFAGKAASNYGTAKAIINLINDVATVVNNDITTRDRLKVVFIPNYNVSAAEIIIPAADVSEQISTAGLEASGTGNMKFALNGALTIGTMDGANIEISERVGLDNIVIFGMSAAEVEAAKRNPRPTGEVIATTPHLEGVLDAVAGGAYSPGDRNRYAGLVDGLRANDWFMVLNDFESYRLAQRRIDGLWANQPEWWRMSIANTAHCGWFSADRAIREYAQRIWRVPAGFAAKG, from the coding sequence TTGACCGAGACAGCCTCCGAAGCAAGGCCGGCATCCGCCGCTGAATCGAAAGATCTGGTCGAAACGCTGAAGGCCGAGATCGTCAGGAAACTGACCTATTCGCTCGGCAAGAACCTCACCGTCGCGCAGCCGCATGACTGGGTGACCGCGGTTATCCTCGCCGTGCGCGACCATGTCGTCGACGTCTGGCAGCGCTCGACCCGCGAGAGCTACCAGACCGGGCGCAAGCGGGTTTACTATCTCTCGCTCGAATTCCTGATCGGCCGTTCGCTCGCCGACGCGCTGAACAATCTCGGCCTCACCGGCCCGGTGGCGCAGGCCATGGCCGATCTCGGGGTCGATCTCGGCGCGATCGAGACGATCGAGCCCGATGCGGCGCTGGGCAATGGCGGCCTGGGCCGTCTCGCCGCCTGCTATCTCGAGGCGATGGCGTCGACCGGCGTTCCCGCTCTGGGCTACGGCATTCGCTACGACCACGGCCTGTTCAAGCAGGTGATCGACGGCGGCAAGCAGGTCGAGCTGCCCGAGGACTGGCTCTCCTTCCGCAATCCCTGGGAGTTCGAGCGCCGCGAAAGCGCTTACCAGATCGGTTTCGGCGGCGCCGTCGTCGCCACGGAGAAGCCCGGCGAGGTCTCCTGGAGACCGGAGGAAACGGTCTTCGCAGTCGCATACGACACGCCGATCGTCGGCTGGCGCGGCCGCGACGCCACGACATTGCGGCTCTGGCGGGCGCGAGCCAAGCATCCGCTTTCTCTCGACGCTTTCAATCAAGGCGACCTTGTCGGGGCCGTCGCCGAGCGCAACCGCGCCGAGGCGATCTCGAAGGTACTCTACCCCAACGACTCCACCCCGGCCGGCCAGGAATTACGGCTGCGCCAGGAGTTCTTCTTCACCTCGGCCTCGCTGCAGGATCTTGTGCGCCGGCACTACCGCCAGTTCGGCAAGTTAGACAACCTGCCTGACAAGGTCGCGATCCAGCTCAACGACACCCATCCGGCGCTCGCCGTCGCCGAGATGATGCGGCTCCTGATCGACGAGCGCGGGTTCTCCTGGGAGGACGCCTGGACGATCACCAACGGCACCATCTCCTACACCAACCACACCCTCCTGCCCGAGGCGCTGGAGACCTGGCCGGTGGCGCTGATGGAGCGGCTCCTGCCGCGCCATATGCAGATCATCTTCGGCATCAATGCCCGCTTTCTCGACGGCGTGCGCCGCTCTGCCGGCGGAGAGAGCGTGGATCTCGCCTCGATCTCGCTGATCGACGAATCCCATGGCCGGCGCGTCCGCATGGCGCACCTCGCCTTCGTCGGCTCGCATACGGTCAACGGCGTCTCGGCGCTGCATTCGGCCCTGATGCAGCAGACCGTCTTCGCCCCGCTTCATGCGATCTTTCCCGAGCGCATCACCAACGTCACCAACGGCATCACGCCGCGCCGCTGGCTGTTCAGCGCCAATCACGGCCTGACGAAGCTGTTGACGGAGGTCTGTGGCGACGGCCTCACCGACGATATCGAGCAGATCGACAGGCTGGCCGCCCATGCCAACGACCCGGGCATGCAGGAGCGATTGATCGCGATCCGCCGCGACAACAAGCTCAAGCTCGCCAAGGTGATCCGGCAGGAGACTGGCGTCGTGGTCGATCCTTCCGCGCTGTTCGACGTCCAGATCAAACGCATCCACGAATACAAGCGGCAATTGCTCAACATCCTGGAGACGATCGCGCTCTATGATGCGATCCGCTCCGAGCCCTATCGCGACTGGGCCCCGCGCGTGAAGATCTTCGCTGGCAAGGCCGCCTCGAATTACGGCACGGCGAAAGCGATCATCAACCTGATCAACGACGTCGCGACGGTGGTGAACAACGACATCACCACCCGCGACCGGCTGAAGGTGGTGTTCATCCCCAACTACAATGTCAGCGCTGCCGAGATCATCATCCCCGCGGCCGACGTCTCCGAGCAGATCTCGACCGCCGGCCTCGAGGCCTCGGGCACCGGCAACATGAAGTTCGCGCTCAACGGCGCCCTCACCATCGGCACGATGGACGGCGCCAATATCGAAATCAGCGAACGCGTCGGCCTCGACAACATCGTGATCTTCGGCATGTCGGCGGCCGAGGTCGAAGCAGCCAAGCGCAACCCGCGCCCGACCGGCGAGGTCATCGCCACGACCCCGCATCTCGAAGGCGTGCTCGACGCGGTCGCTGGCGGTGCCTATTCGCCCGGCGACCGCAACCGCTATGCCGGGCTGGTCGACGGTTTGCGGGCCAATGACTGGTTCATGGTCCTGAACGATTTCGAGAGCTACCGACTGGCGCAGCGCCGCATCGACGGGCTCTGGGCCAACCAGCCGGAATGGTGGCGCATGTCGATCGCCAACACCGCCCATTGCGGCTGGTTCAGCGCCGACCGCGCCATCCGCGAATATGCGCAGCGCATCTGGCGGGTGCCCGCCGGCTTCGCCGCGAAGGGCTAG
- the glgX gene encoding glycogen debranching protein GlgX — translation MGAPWRIAPCALPERMGASSAQDGVAFAVFSRNGDSVQLCLFDDDGEREIARLPLPCRSGDIHHGRLLGAKPGLRYGLRVEGPWQPERGHRFDATKLLVDPYATLIDRPFRWNPALAAPPSAGADTAALVPRCIVVGTEPAQIRPDREQTPAFIYELGVKSFTMRHPGIPQPLRGTLAALTAEPVLAHLQRLGVSHVELMPVAAWMDERHLPPLGLSNAWGYNPINFFALDPRLAPGGEADLRALCAAYAQAGIGVILDIVLNHTAESDEHGATICLRGLDNAVYYRHATDDPGKLINDTGCGHTLALDRAPVLHMATDALRHWRACGVAGFRFDLGTVMGRSDTGFSAEAPLFAAILQDPDLANVLLIAEPWDIGPGGYRLGEFPAPFAEWNGRYRDDVRRFWRGDEGAAGALATRLSGSADLFASRHRGPNASINFIAAHDGFTLADLVAYAAKHNEANGEDNRDGDNDSHSWNNGTEGASDDAAVKAARDRDVRALLATLFLSRGIAMLTAGDEFGRSQFGNNNAYAQDNDRFWLDWAGADQELIAFVARLAALREEYPPIRGESFLTGQLPEGSERPDATWLRADGTPLADADWRGLDVFGLLLTGSNDAVLIAFNRRHEPAIFTPPDALAGRAWRQVFCSSSAAEAAQLPPRSVSLFAEVS, via the coding sequence TTGGGCGCGCCCTGGCGGATCGCGCCCTGCGCCCTGCCGGAGCGGATGGGCGCGAGCAGCGCGCAGGACGGCGTCGCGTTCGCGGTGTTTTCGCGCAATGGCGACAGCGTTCAGCTCTGCCTGTTCGACGATGACGGCGAGCGCGAGATCGCCCGCCTGCCCTTGCCCTGCCGCAGCGGCGATATCCATCATGGTCGGCTGCTGGGCGCGAAACCCGGCCTGCGCTACGGCCTGCGTGTCGAGGGGCCCTGGCAGCCTGAACGCGGGCACCGCTTCGATGCGACCAAGCTGCTGGTCGATCCCTATGCGACGCTGATCGACCGGCCGTTTCGCTGGAATCCCGCTTTGGCGGCTCCTCCCTCGGCCGGGGCAGACACAGCCGCGCTCGTGCCGCGCTGCATCGTCGTGGGAACCGAGCCAGCCCAGATCAGGCCTGACCGAGAGCAGACGCCCGCCTTCATCTACGAACTCGGCGTCAAATCCTTCACGATGCGCCATCCCGGCATCCCGCAGCCTCTGCGCGGAACGCTGGCGGCGCTCACCGCCGAACCTGTCCTTGCCCATCTGCAACGGCTCGGCGTCAGCCATGTCGAATTGATGCCGGTCGCAGCCTGGATGGATGAGCGCCATCTGCCGCCGCTCGGGCTGAGCAATGCCTGGGGCTACAACCCGATCAATTTCTTCGCGCTCGATCCGCGCCTCGCTCCCGGCGGCGAGGCCGATCTGCGCGCGCTCTGCGCGGCCTACGCCCAAGCCGGCATCGGCGTCATCCTCGACATCGTCCTCAACCACACCGCCGAAAGCGACGAGCATGGCGCGACGATCTGCCTGCGCGGCCTCGACAACGCGGTCTATTACCGCCACGCCACGGACGATCCCGGCAAGCTGATCAACGACACCGGCTGCGGCCATACACTGGCGCTCGACCGCGCGCCGGTCCTGCATATGGCAACGGATGCGCTCAGGCATTGGCGGGCTTGCGGCGTCGCGGGCTTCCGCTTCGACCTCGGCACGGTGATGGGCCGCTCCGATACCGGCTTCTCGGCCGAAGCCCCGCTTTTCGCCGCCATCCTGCAGGACCCCGACCTCGCCAACGTGCTGCTCATCGCCGAGCCCTGGGACATAGGCCCCGGCGGCTACCGGCTCGGCGAATTCCCCGCCCCCTTCGCCGAATGGAACGGCCGCTATCGCGACGATGTCCGCCGCTTCTGGCGCGGCGATGAAGGGGCGGCCGGCGCGCTGGCGACGCGTTTGTCAGGCTCGGCCGATCTCTTCGCCAGCCGGCATCGGGGGCCCAATGCCAGCATCAATTTCATCGCCGCCCATGACGGCTTCACGCTCGCCGACCTCGTCGCCTACGCCGCCAAGCACAACGAGGCCAATGGCGAAGACAATCGCGATGGCGACAATGACAGCCACAGCTGGAACAACGGTACCGAAGGCGCCAGCGACGACGCGGCTGTGAAGGCCGCGCGCGATCGCGATGTCCGCGCGCTGCTGGCGACCCTGTTCCTCTCGCGCGGCATTGCGATGCTGACAGCCGGCGACGAATTCGGCCGATCCCAGTTCGGCAACAACAACGCCTATGCCCAGGACAATGACCGGTTCTGGCTGGATTGGGCGGGAGCGGATCAGGAGCTGATCGCCTTCGTCGCCCGGCTGGCCGCCCTGCGCGAAGAATACCCCCCGATCCGTGGCGAGAGCTTTCTGACAGGGCAGCTTCCGGAGGGCTCGGAACGACCCGACGCGACCTGGCTGCGCGCCGATGGAACGCCTCTCGCTGACGCCGACTGGCGCGGCCTCGATGTTTTTGGGCTGCTGCTTACGGGGTCCAATGACGCCGTGCTGATCGCGTTCAATCGCCGACACGAACCGGCGATATTTACGCCGCCGGACGCCTTGGCGGGAAGAGCCTGGCGTCAGGTCTTCTGCAGCTCCTCTGCCGCAGAAGCAGCCCAGCTGCCGCCACGCAGCGTTTCGCTGTTCGCAGAGGTCTCCTGA
- the glgA gene encoding glycogen synthase GlgA, giving the protein MSEVPMQAVIDTSSATSGHALTYAAAVKDGAPDPRSALPATTRLLFVTSEMGDFIKAGGLGEVSSALPRQLRALCDVRVLIPGFRKVRAARPAMDIVAQMPRTANLPPWSLGRFNTPDGLTIYAVLCDELYDREGSPYGPFAGGDFTDNDIRFARLSLAAAEIAAGEADPNWKPDIIHVNDWPSALAPGYLRWKGLSTPSILTIHNLAYQGLYQPARMAALGIPDLAFSVNGAEFHGKISFLKTGIYYGSHITTVSETYAREITTAEHGCGLEGLLKTRMDEGRLTGIVNGIDDSWISPIAGEKARTQLIRQWKQKNATDIRQTFDLPQSRGPLFSIISRLVHQKGIDLSIEAAETIVANGGQLIVTGRGEPRLEDAIERLARQNPHAIAARIGFDDAEARRIFAASDFLLMPSRFEPCGLSQMYAQRFGTLPIAYRTGGLVDTIEDGLSGFLFSSPTGAGLTSAVTRALQAFKTKRAFKQMREHAMAKRFDWARPTHRYADVYARALAA; this is encoded by the coding sequence ATGTCCGAAGTGCCTATGCAGGCCGTGATTGACACCAGTTCCGCAACCTCCGGCCACGCCTTGACCTACGCTGCGGCAGTCAAGGACGGAGCCCCCGATCCACGCTCCGCCCTGCCGGCCACCACAAGGCTTCTCTTCGTCACCTCGGAGATGGGCGACTTCATCAAGGCCGGCGGCTTGGGCGAGGTCTCCTCGGCCCTGCCGCGCCAATTGCGCGCGCTCTGCGATGTCCGCGTACTCATCCCCGGCTTCAGGAAGGTTCGTGCCGCCAGGCCGGCCATGGACATCGTCGCGCAAATGCCGCGCACGGCGAACCTGCCGCCCTGGTCGCTCGGCCGGTTCAACACGCCAGACGGGCTCACGATCTACGCCGTGCTCTGCGACGAGCTTTATGACCGCGAAGGCTCTCCCTATGGCCCCTTCGCGGGCGGCGACTTCACCGACAACGATATCCGCTTCGCCAGGCTGTCATTGGCGGCGGCCGAGATCGCGGCCGGCGAAGCCGATCCGAACTGGAAGCCCGACATCATCCACGTCAACGACTGGCCCTCAGCCTTGGCGCCGGGCTATCTGCGCTGGAAGGGGCTCAGCACGCCCTCGATCCTGACCATCCACAACCTGGCCTATCAGGGGCTCTACCAGCCGGCCCGCATGGCGGCGCTCGGCATCCCCGATCTCGCCTTCTCGGTCAACGGCGCCGAGTTCCACGGCAAGATCTCCTTCTTGAAGACCGGCATCTACTACGGCTCACATATCACGACGGTGAGCGAGACCTATGCCCGTGAGATCACCACTGCCGAGCATGGCTGCGGCCTTGAAGGCCTGCTCAAGACACGAATGGACGAAGGCCGCCTGACCGGCATCGTCAACGGCATCGACGATAGCTGGATCTCGCCGATCGCCGGAGAAAAGGCGCGTACGCAGCTAATTCGCCAGTGGAAACAGAAAAACGCGACCGATATCCGCCAGACCTTCGACCTGCCGCAATCGCGCGGGCCGCTCTTCTCGATCATTTCCCGCCTCGTCCACCAGAAGGGCATCGACCTGTCGATCGAGGCAGCCGAGACCATCGTCGCCAATGGCGGCCAGCTCATCGTCACCGGGCGCGGGGAGCCGCGATTGGAGGACGCGATCGAGCGGCTCGCCCGGCAGAATCCGCACGCCATCGCCGCCCGCATCGGCTTCGACGATGCCGAGGCGCGGCGCATCTTCGCCGCCAGCGATTTCCTGCTGATGCCATCGCGCTTCGAGCCCTGCGGCTTGAGCCAGATGTACGCCCAACGCTTCGGCACGCTGCCGATCGCCTATCGCACCGGGGGATTGGTCGACACCATCGAGGACGGGCTCTCCGGCTTCCTGTTCTCCTCGCCGACCGGCGCCGGGCTGACCTCGGCCGTAACGCGTGCCTTGCAAGCGTTCAAGACGAAGCGGGCCTTCAAGCAGATGCGCGAGCACGCCATGGCCAAGCGCTTTGACTGGGCACGCCCGACCCATCGTTATGCCGATGTCTATGCCAGGGCGCTCGCGGCTTGA
- a CDS encoding IS4 family transposase gives MLAEASARTAQRCLGRDVVAIQDTTVLGSTGGGGAYLHAVLAVDAGDGAILGLIDGRFLERRAGRRAARRAAPIEEKESFRWLEGADQAASVCAGADRVTVVSDREGDIFEAFALCREGVELLVRAAHDRSLDDGGTLFARLDAQPVAGWAELELAAKPGRKQRTARMAARFMSVRLCRPGNGRRAGLPESVEVHLVDVRESDPPPGEAAVHWRLVTTRAVTSLAEAWAVADLYRRRWAIEQMFRTLKTQGFDIEGLRIAEAAPRNRLVTATLIAAVCIQQLVHARDGGPGPLRPLTDAFMPGDAALLEACCARLEGKTARQKNPHPKGSLAYAAWVCARLGGWTGYYGKPGPIVMLEGWLEFQAMKRGLTLIQPHLNGSEHDV, from the coding sequence ATGCTGGCGGAGGCATCGGCGCGGACGGCGCAACGCTGCTTGGGACGCGATGTCGTTGCGATCCAGGACACGACGGTGCTGGGTTCGACGGGTGGCGGCGGGGCGTATCTGCATGCGGTGCTGGCTGTCGACGCCGGGGATGGGGCGATCCTTGGCCTGATCGACGGCCGGTTTCTGGAGCGCCGCGCCGGCCGCCGGGCGGCCCGGCGGGCGGCGCCGATCGAGGAGAAGGAGAGCTTCCGCTGGCTGGAAGGCGCCGATCAGGCGGCCTCGGTCTGCGCCGGGGCGGATCGGGTGACGGTGGTGTCCGACCGCGAGGGCGACATCTTTGAGGCGTTCGCGCTGTGTCGGGAGGGAGTCGAACTGCTGGTCCGCGCCGCCCACGACCGCAGCCTCGACGATGGCGGGACGTTGTTCGCCAGGCTCGACGCCCAGCCGGTGGCCGGATGGGCCGAATTGGAGCTGGCGGCCAAGCCGGGGCGCAAGCAGCGCACGGCGAGGATGGCGGCCCGCTTCATGTCGGTGCGGCTTTGCCGGCCCGGCAACGGCCGACGCGCCGGCCTGCCAGAAAGCGTCGAGGTGCATCTGGTCGATGTCCGCGAGAGCGATCCGCCGCCGGGCGAAGCGGCTGTCCACTGGCGGCTTGTGACCACGCGAGCGGTGACCAGCCTTGCCGAGGCCTGGGCCGTGGCCGACCTGTACAGGCGGCGCTGGGCCATCGAGCAGATGTTCCGCACGCTCAAAACACAGGGCTTCGACATTGAGGGGCTGCGCATCGCGGAAGCGGCGCCACGCAACCGCCTGGTGACGGCGACCCTGATCGCGGCCGTCTGCATCCAGCAACTCGTCCATGCCCGCGACGGCGGACCGGGACCGCTGCGGCCGTTGACCGATGCGTTCATGCCCGGCGACGCCGCCCTGCTCGAAGCCTGTTGCGCCAGGCTCGAAGGCAAGACTGCGCGGCAGAAAAATCCCCACCCCAAAGGCTCGCTGGCCTATGCCGCATGGGTCTGCGCCCGTCTGGGAGGATGGACCGGCTACTACGGCAAGCCGGGTCCCATCGTCATGCTCGAAGGATGGCTCGAGTTCCAGGCCATGAAACGAGGCCTAACTCTGATCCAGCCTCATCTCAATGGCTCCGAACACGATGTGTGA
- a CDS encoding SDR family NAD(P)-dependent oxidoreductase: MFEDLSGKRVLVTGASSGLGAHFVRLLAEQGAEVVAAARRLDRLSALAQACEGLPGTVRPLVLDVASVAAIEAGLAEASAAMGGLDVLINNAGVAEPERALDLSEAQWDAHLDVNLKGCFFAAQAAARIMARQDGGGAIVNIASILGERVAISVAPYAAAKAGLIQLTKALALEWARHKVRVNALAPGYVITDLNRDFFETEPGQALIKRIPMRRAAELGDLDGALLLLCADASRFMTGSVIAVDGGHLVSGL, from the coding sequence ATGTTCGAGGATCTGAGCGGCAAGCGCGTGCTGGTGACGGGCGCCTCGTCGGGCCTGGGAGCGCATTTCGTCAGGCTGCTGGCGGAGCAGGGCGCCGAGGTCGTCGCGGCAGCACGACGGCTCGACCGGTTGAGCGCGCTGGCGCAGGCCTGCGAAGGTCTTCCCGGCACGGTGAGGCCGCTTGTGCTGGATGTCGCCTCCGTCGCCGCGATCGAGGCCGGGCTTGCCGAGGCGAGCGCGGCGATGGGCGGGCTCGACGTGCTGATCAACAATGCCGGCGTCGCCGAGCCCGAGCGTGCGCTCGACTTGAGCGAGGCGCAATGGGATGCACATCTCGACGTCAATCTGAAGGGCTGCTTCTTTGCCGCGCAGGCCGCGGCGCGGATCATGGCCAGGCAGGATGGCGGCGGCGCGATCGTCAACATCGCCTCGATCCTGGGCGAACGGGTCGCGATCTCGGTCGCGCCCTATGCGGCGGCGAAAGCCGGCCTGATCCAGCTCACCAAAGCGCTGGCGCTGGAATGGGCGCGCCACAAGGTCCGGGTGAACGCGTTGGCGCCGGGCTATGTCATCACCGATCTCAACCGCGATTTCTTCGAGACCGAGCCAGGGCAGGCGCTGATCAAGCGCATCCCGATGCGCCGCGCCGCCGAGCTCGGCGATCTCGACGGAGCGCTGTTGCTGCTCTGCGCCGATGCCTCGCGCTTCATGACCGGGTCGGTCATCGCTGTCGACGGGGGGCATCTGGTGAGTGGGCTGTGA
- a CDS encoding DUF2934 domain-containing protein — MFGAALDMEPSFAIAVVTRRERRVKGRHAMSREQIVRDTAYAIWEAEGKPEGRDLAHWRQAEARVAESAAAKAKPEKAKPAKTMPAAKGKAPVSVAKSSAKAAPPDKTATSAKKG, encoded by the coding sequence GTGTTCGGTGCCGCGCTGGACATGGAACCAAGCTTTGCAATTGCGGTTGTCACACGGCGCGAGCGGCGTGTGAAAGGGAGACATGCGATGAGCCGAGAACAGATCGTTCGTGACACCGCCTATGCGATCTGGGAGGCGGAGGGAAAGCCCGAGGGGCGCGATCTGGCGCATTGGCGGCAGGCAGAAGCGCGCGTCGCCGAGAGCGCAGCTGCGAAAGCCAAGCCCGAGAAAGCCAAGCCCGCGAAAACCATGCCCGCGGCCAAGGGCAAGGCGCCCGTCTCCGTTGCAAAGTCCTCTGCCAAAGCCGCGCCTCCCGACAAGACGGCCACGTCGGCGAAGAAAGGCTGA